One stretch of Bremerella cremea DNA includes these proteins:
- a CDS encoding NAD(P)/FAD-dependent oxidoreductase, producing the protein MITSSKPDSVIVVGGGVVGIACAHYLRKLGLEVTVIDRSTIAGACSHGNCGYICPSHVLPLTEPEAIRTAVKSLFQPNAPFRVKPRLSPALWNWMWQFARRCNHQQMLRAGVGLKAILDSSMHEYHQLIAQESLDCEWTTRGLLYVLQSERGMETFAESDRFLQDHFGVAARRIAGADLPAFDAALKPNLAGAFHYEGDTSVRPDRLNSQWVARLKEQGVKFVENCMLLGIEKQQGRITSLQTSQGKLTADRVIIATGAWSTQLGTMLGCRIPIEPGKGYSVTMSRPDPCPSHPMLFPEHKVGVSPFEGGYRLGSMMEFSGYDTTIPPRRIDQLRRSAEPYLITPATEQSQQTWYGWRPMTWDSLPIIGPVPRLQNAYLATGHNMLGVSMATATGKLIAEMVTVSPPHIDPEPYSPLRFGS; encoded by the coding sequence ATGATTACATCTAGCAAGCCTGACAGCGTGATTGTTGTCGGTGGGGGCGTCGTGGGAATTGCCTGCGCGCACTACCTGCGAAAGCTCGGTCTTGAGGTTACCGTGATCGACCGAAGCACGATCGCTGGTGCCTGTTCACATGGCAATTGCGGCTATATTTGCCCGAGCCACGTATTGCCGTTAACCGAGCCGGAAGCGATCCGCACAGCGGTCAAATCGCTCTTTCAACCCAATGCCCCATTTCGGGTGAAACCCCGTTTAAGCCCGGCGTTATGGAATTGGATGTGGCAGTTCGCCCGACGCTGCAATCATCAGCAAATGCTTAGAGCAGGCGTCGGTTTGAAAGCGATACTCGATTCGTCGATGCACGAGTATCACCAACTGATCGCCCAAGAATCACTCGATTGCGAATGGACCACGCGTGGTTTGTTGTATGTGCTGCAATCGGAACGAGGCATGGAAACGTTTGCCGAAAGCGATCGCTTCCTGCAAGATCACTTCGGGGTGGCAGCCCGGCGGATTGCAGGGGCCGACTTGCCCGCTTTCGATGCGGCATTAAAACCAAACTTGGCCGGGGCTTTCCATTACGAAGGGGATACCTCGGTACGACCCGATCGCCTGAACAGCCAATGGGTCGCTCGCTTGAAAGAACAGGGAGTCAAATTCGTCGAGAACTGCATGCTTCTGGGCATCGAAAAGCAGCAGGGGCGTATTACTTCGTTGCAAACTTCGCAAGGAAAACTTACTGCTGATCGCGTGATCATCGCCACCGGTGCCTGGAGCACCCAACTGGGGACCATGCTAGGTTGTCGCATCCCGATTGAACCAGGCAAAGGGTACTCGGTAACGATGTCGCGGCCAGATCCGTGCCCGAGCCATCCGATGCTGTTCCCTGAACACAAAGTGGGCGTTTCGCCGTTCGAGGGTGGCTACCGCCTGGGATCGATGATGGAGTTCAGCGGTTACGATACCACCATTCCACCACGCCGTATCGACCAGCTTCGTCGTTCGGCGGAACCATATCTGATTACTCCGGCCACTGAACAGTCTCAGCAAACCTGGTACGGTTGGCGGCCGATGACCTGGGATAGCTTGCCGATCATCGGTCCGGTACCCCGTTTGCAAAATGCCTACCTAGCCACTGGGCATAACATGTTAGGGGTTAGCATGGCGACCGCCACCGGCAAGCTGATTGCCGAGATGGTCACCGTCTCTCCCCCACATATCGATCCTGAGCCATACTCACCACTGCGGTTTGGTTCGTAG
- a CDS encoding SHD1 domain-containing protein, with the protein MSYSKQLTRFCLALTALATSSIAIQAGSPTGALSKYAESRSWSNDTGQFRIDGKLQSAEDNKVKILKSDNRVITVPLDKLSEEDQKFVNEFLAAEAKQESPANPFAGGEKANPFAGGQPASAMLNDPSQGGIPQKMAVVGGVRPITASPSPGLWDVKPPFALPPLKLHDTIVPLNLPKPFASKLTIGAGGRGPTVVLNNYKQSHRQEENISRFVIYDPVTEQASPIVEYNQPWKLMSVAPNGGMMVAVRDNGWGRGSDLALFKIEDNQLKPLYWFNAVAGDREEIYWASFLPGNRLATISSEKLVIIWDLNNPAGPKAVYQGSTGGPKKAITSPAGELMIFPAGNNIAVVDTINAKLAGWIERETAPTELALSSDGRTLAAFHPFAVTLYSMETGAELKKFAVSHGFSEVNFRWIGDHLMVGNVVYDVQRELAIWNYQGLPDGYDVYYGDYHLAAFGEDKRTTLTIFKLPHAAALAAAENVDPLAVYAMRPGDGVKVVFNLSGAPAQVQQDAQNAVQAKIDELGWVKLDNAVTVMEITVEPLKQDTQDYYVRKGFGPFFAPSFGQPTGPKETVTFTPWKHSLVIKVGGKQIYSTGYTRSAPQNLQLKENESPQAAVNRIVQPDGKSFKTMKVPPHLLKPEYQGGMGSSRLTKAGLN; encoded by the coding sequence ATGAGCTATTCCAAGCAACTCACCCGATTTTGCCTTGCGCTAACAGCATTAGCCACTTCCTCTATTGCTATTCAAGCAGGTTCACCCACCGGTGCCTTATCTAAATACGCCGAAAGCCGTTCATGGTCGAACGATACGGGACAATTTCGCATCGATGGAAAGTTGCAGTCCGCCGAAGACAACAAGGTAAAGATTCTCAAGTCAGATAACCGAGTCATTACCGTCCCATTGGATAAGCTGAGCGAAGAAGATCAGAAGTTTGTCAACGAGTTCCTAGCTGCTGAAGCCAAGCAAGAATCTCCAGCGAATCCGTTTGCTGGGGGAGAGAAAGCCAATCCATTTGCTGGGGGCCAGCCAGCTTCGGCCATGCTGAACGATCCGTCGCAAGGAGGCATTCCCCAGAAGATGGCGGTCGTCGGCGGCGTTCGCCCGATCACCGCCTCACCCTCACCGGGGCTATGGGATGTAAAACCACCTTTTGCTTTACCCCCGCTGAAACTTCACGATACGATCGTTCCGCTGAATCTGCCGAAACCGTTTGCCTCGAAGTTAACGATCGGGGCCGGAGGCCGAGGTCCGACGGTGGTGCTGAACAACTATAAGCAAAGCCATCGCCAAGAAGAAAACATAAGTCGCTTCGTTATTTACGATCCGGTTACCGAGCAAGCGTCGCCGATTGTGGAATACAACCAGCCGTGGAAGTTGATGTCTGTGGCTCCCAACGGTGGAATGATGGTCGCCGTGCGAGACAACGGTTGGGGACGGGGCAGCGACCTGGCATTGTTCAAGATCGAAGACAATCAACTGAAACCGCTCTACTGGTTTAACGCCGTGGCAGGCGACCGAGAGGAAATCTACTGGGCTTCTTTCCTGCCAGGCAACCGCCTAGCCACGATTAGTAGCGAGAAGCTCGTCATCATTTGGGATTTGAATAATCCTGCTGGTCCCAAAGCCGTTTATCAGGGAAGCACGGGAGGGCCGAAGAAAGCAATCACTTCTCCTGCAGGCGAATTGATGATTTTTCCTGCTGGCAACAATATTGCCGTGGTCGATACCATCAATGCCAAGCTTGCTGGCTGGATCGAGCGGGAGACCGCCCCGACCGAGTTGGCACTTTCTTCCGACGGGCGAACCTTGGCGGCGTTTCACCCGTTCGCAGTCACGCTTTACAGCATGGAAACGGGGGCCGAACTGAAGAAGTTTGCCGTATCCCACGGTTTCTCTGAGGTTAATTTCAGGTGGATCGGCGACCATTTAATGGTCGGCAATGTGGTATACGACGTTCAGCGCGAGTTGGCGATTTGGAACTATCAAGGCTTGCCTGATGGTTACGATGTCTACTACGGGGACTATCATCTCGCCGCTTTCGGCGAAGATAAGCGTACGACGCTTACCATCTTCAAACTGCCGCATGCGGCAGCTTTGGCTGCGGCTGAGAATGTCGATCCTTTGGCCGTGTACGCGATGCGACCAGGTGACGGCGTGAAAGTGGTTTTCAACTTGAGTGGGGCCCCCGCCCAAGTTCAGCAAGATGCGCAGAATGCGGTTCAAGCCAAGATAGACGAGTTGGGTTGGGTTAAACTCGACAACGCGGTTACCGTGATGGAAATCACCGTCGAGCCCCTTAAGCAAGACACGCAAGACTACTACGTCCGCAAAGGCTTCGGTCCCTTTTTTGCTCCCTCGTTCGGTCAGCCTACCGGACCGAAAGAAACCGTCACCTTCACCCCTTGGAAGCATTCGCTGGTGATTAAAGTCGGCGGGAAGCAGATCTACAGTACCGGTTATACGCGGAGTGCTCCGCAAAACTTGCAATTAAAGGAAAACGAGTCCCCTCAAGCCGCCGTCAATCGCATCGTGCAGCCAGACGGCAAGTCGTTCAAGACGATGAAAGTTCCGCCGCATCTGCTCAAGCCAGAATATCAAGGTGGCATGGGGAGTTCGCGTCTGACGAAAGCAGGCTTGAACTAG
- a CDS encoding TetR/AcrR family transcriptional regulator: MTTLSRKQREIQEREGKILEVAREMLLRDGYLGLSMDRIAEAVEYGKGTVYRHFPNKEDIILALAVQTQKKRTSLFQRASLFRGKSRERLTAVAVAGELFVRLYPDHFHVEQVVRLSSIWEKTSEKRQEILRTCEHACTGIVAGIVRDAVAQGDLTLPGKLTPEDIVFGLWSISFGSYTLMSTSNSLLDVGINDPALVIRDCIHQMLDGFGWKALSTQHDYEAVFQKALKETFADEYEQLLALR, encoded by the coding sequence ATGACAACACTCAGCCGAAAACAACGCGAGATCCAAGAGCGAGAAGGAAAAATCCTAGAGGTTGCCCGTGAGATGCTCTTGCGCGATGGCTACTTGGGGTTGAGTATGGATCGGATTGCCGAGGCCGTGGAATATGGCAAGGGGACCGTCTATCGCCATTTTCCCAACAAAGAAGACATTATTCTGGCCCTGGCAGTACAGACCCAAAAGAAACGAACCTCGTTGTTCCAAAGAGCTTCATTGTTTCGAGGAAAATCACGCGAACGGTTGACTGCCGTGGCGGTTGCCGGAGAGTTGTTCGTGCGGTTGTATCCGGATCATTTCCATGTCGAACAAGTAGTACGATTGTCTTCTATCTGGGAGAAAACCTCGGAGAAAAGGCAAGAAATATTGCGAACTTGCGAGCATGCTTGTACGGGGATAGTCGCCGGCATTGTGCGCGATGCGGTCGCTCAGGGCGATCTCACATTGCCAGGCAAGTTAACGCCTGAGGATATTGTCTTCGGCCTCTGGTCGATCTCGTTTGGCTCGTACACATTGATGTCGACCAGCAATTCCTTGCTTGACGTTGGGATCAACGATCCGGCTTTAGTGATTCGCGATTGCATCCATCAGATGCTTGATGGTTTTGGCTGGAAAGCATTATCGACCCAGCATGATTACGAAGCGGTCTTTCAAAAGGCTCTTAAGGAGACCTTTGCAGATGAATACGAACAGCTACTCGCCCTCCGGTGA
- a CDS encoding dihydrodipicolinate synthase family protein, whose protein sequence is MNDKSKIFRGCIPALMTPCSATGEPNFEALVAKGKQLIEAGMTAVVYCGSMGDWPLLTDQQRQEGVRQLTEAGVPVVVGTGAQNPKLAAAHAAHAREVGAAGLMVIPRVLSRGTSASAQRHHFAGILSAAGDLPSVIYNSPYYGFETKADLFFDLRREFSNLVGFKEFGGSSSLSYAAEHITGTNPDLVLMVGVDTQVYHGFLRCNAKGAITGVGNALPKEVLKLVELCEKGAAGCAQSRKFAWELNEALTVLSTFDEGPDLVLYYKYLMVLEGSPEYEHHFNETDKLSSSQRDYLKAQWELFRAWWDSWTGKDA, encoded by the coding sequence GTGAACGACAAATCGAAAATCTTCCGCGGTTGCATTCCGGCCCTGATGACCCCCTGCTCTGCCACTGGCGAGCCGAACTTCGAAGCTTTGGTGGCCAAGGGGAAACAATTGATCGAGGCCGGTATGACGGCCGTCGTCTATTGTGGCTCGATGGGTGACTGGCCGCTATTGACCGACCAACAGCGACAGGAAGGGGTTCGTCAGTTGACCGAAGCTGGCGTGCCGGTAGTGGTAGGGACCGGAGCCCAAAACCCGAAGCTAGCCGCCGCCCATGCCGCTCATGCCCGCGAAGTTGGCGCAGCCGGCTTGATGGTGATTCCTCGCGTCCTCTCGCGCGGCACCTCGGCCAGCGCTCAGCGACATCACTTCGCCGGTATCCTCTCGGCTGCGGGGGATCTGCCCAGCGTTATTTACAACAGCCCGTATTACGGATTTGAAACCAAAGCCGATCTTTTCTTTGATTTGCGACGCGAGTTCTCGAACTTGGTCGGCTTCAAAGAGTTCGGCGGATCGTCTTCGCTCAGCTATGCTGCCGAGCACATCACCGGCACCAATCCCGATTTGGTCTTGATGGTTGGCGTCGATACCCAGGTCTATCATGGCTTCCTCCGTTGCAACGCCAAGGGAGCCATCACCGGGGTTGGTAATGCCCTGCCAAAGGAAGTGCTGAAGCTGGTTGAACTGTGCGAGAAAGGGGCTGCTGGTTGTGCCCAGTCACGCAAGTTCGCTTGGGAACTGAACGAAGCATTGACCGTGCTTTCGACCTTCGACGAAGGCCCGGACTTGGTGTTGTACTACAAGTATTTGATGGTCCTAGAAGGCAGCCCCGAATACGAACACCACTTCAACGAAACCGACAAACTAAGCTCCAGCCAACGCGATTACCTGAAGGCCCAGTGGGAACTGTTCCGCGCGTGGTGGGATAGCTGGACCGGAAAAGACGCGTAG
- a CDS encoding AraC family transcriptional regulator, producing MLPIHEMLSQLDPPFTGEELFDHLPDIVFFIKNTQGQYLVVNNTLVQRCGARNKEDLIGHTPFEVLRLPLGQSFEDQDKKVLATGQPLVGQLELHFYATRDVGWCLTSKLPLRSKSGQVVGLVGVSQDLRLPDLATEEYEHVIDAIQHAEADLTNPPSVKRLAQIAKMSPYQLDRRMRRVFGLTTGQWLLKLRIDLAQRLLRTSEESIASIALQAGYADQSAFTRQFRRATGMSPRDYRNA from the coding sequence ATGCTGCCAATTCATGAAATGCTAAGTCAACTCGATCCACCCTTCACCGGGGAAGAGTTGTTCGATCATTTGCCGGATATTGTCTTCTTCATCAAGAACACCCAGGGGCAATATCTGGTGGTCAACAACACCTTGGTACAGCGCTGCGGTGCGCGGAACAAGGAGGACTTGATCGGTCATACCCCGTTCGAGGTGCTGCGGCTTCCTCTCGGGCAGAGTTTTGAAGATCAAGATAAGAAGGTGCTTGCCACGGGGCAGCCGTTGGTGGGGCAACTCGAGCTCCATTTCTACGCGACACGTGATGTGGGATGGTGCCTGACAAGTAAGCTGCCGTTACGCTCGAAATCTGGCCAAGTGGTTGGGCTGGTTGGCGTGTCACAAGACTTGCGTCTGCCAGACTTGGCCACGGAAGAATACGAGCATGTGATCGATGCAATCCAACACGCCGAAGCCGACCTTACCAACCCACCAAGCGTAAAACGTCTGGCCCAGATCGCCAAAATGTCTCCTTATCAACTCGATCGTCGTATGCGCCGCGTATTTGGTCTGACAACAGGGCAGTGGTTGCTAAAGCTACGGATCGATCTGGCTCAGCGATTGCTAAGAACCTCGGAGGAATCAATTGCCTCGATCGCGTTGCAGGCCGGCTACGCCGACCAAAGCGCCTTCACACGACAGTTCCGCCGCGCGACAGGGATGTCGCCGCGCGATTATCGCAACGCATAA
- a CDS encoding efflux RND transporter permease subunit, translated as MFNAFFRDKRLLVLSIAIIIVAGLSSYFVLPRLEDPTLTPRFAIVTTLFPGARADRVEVLVSDRMEEELQEIEEIKEIRSTSRAGASAMVIELRDDVYEVGEVWSRIRDKIDDAKTLFPAGAGEPDIEMITTKAYATILALKWTLDDKPNYAILLRLTEQLEDRLRAISGTEDVETFGNPEEEIAVEVRQAQLASVGLTAADVAQQLAASDAKLSAGQVRSSESDFLMEVDSELDSIDRIASTPIRYGSGGSFVRLGDVATVQKGIVQPPASMSIVQGKPSVIIGTLVRSDIRLDLWNEEAKQVIADFEAHLPRGVEVAHMFEQGPYVEARLVNLLWNLLMGGAAVVFVIFFLMGWRSAVVVGTALPLSAFMVLAGMRSMEIPMHQMSITGLIIALGLLIDNAIVMVDEVKTRMEEGDEAAHAVAAATRHLAIPLFGSTLTTGLAFAPIALMPGPAGEFVGTIATSVMLAITSSFLLAMTVTPALAAIFENTSDALGRHWWINGLHSPKLTLAWQNTVDFLLRRPLFSIGISIFLPLLGFVQARLLQEQFFPAADRNQFQIELELPPQASIYHTEAVAKKLSQIALAHPEVTGIDWVLGQSAPSFYYNIVKRRENNAPYGQAIVHLKSAEVAQEVINTLQKTFDREVPEARTIARQLEQGPPFDAPVELQLFGPDLYVLRELGEEIRAQLALIPEVSHTRSDLGDDLPKFALVLDEEKARLAGLDHTQVARQLAAATEGALGGTVLEETEELPVRVRLPKAERAKLSDISSLDLISPSINGEGPLKTIPLSAIGSLELKPEISAVTRLDKQRMNEVKAYLRAGVLPSVVLGKLQARMESAGIELPPGYHLSLGGEAKGRNQAIGNLMSSVGVLMVLMVATLVLSFSSFRAAALIGCVGFLSVGLGLASLWLFGFPFGFMAIIGTMGLIGVAINDSIVVLAALREDEKARIGDPLAVREVVMKGTRHVVATTATTVVGFMPLVLAGGGFWPPLAIAIAGGVVGATILALTFVPTVHMVFANPAVLSWSGHKKSASARSAATTQADPVSEDGLPQYS; from the coding sequence ATGTTCAACGCGTTTTTTCGTGATAAGCGACTGCTCGTCCTATCGATTGCCATCATCATTGTGGCGGGACTCTCTTCCTACTTTGTGCTGCCTCGGCTCGAAGACCCGACACTCACACCCCGCTTTGCGATTGTAACCACCCTGTTTCCTGGGGCCCGAGCCGACCGTGTCGAGGTGCTGGTCAGCGATCGGATGGAGGAAGAGCTGCAAGAGATCGAAGAGATCAAGGAAATTCGTTCGACCAGCCGAGCTGGCGCTTCGGCGATGGTGATCGAGTTACGGGACGATGTTTACGAAGTGGGAGAGGTCTGGTCTCGGATTCGCGATAAAATCGACGACGCCAAGACGCTGTTCCCGGCTGGTGCGGGCGAGCCGGATATCGAGATGATCACGACCAAGGCCTACGCGACCATCCTGGCCTTGAAGTGGACGCTGGACGATAAGCCGAACTATGCAATCCTCTTGCGGCTGACCGAACAACTTGAAGATCGCTTGCGGGCGATTTCAGGGACCGAAGATGTCGAAACGTTTGGTAATCCGGAAGAAGAAATCGCCGTCGAAGTTCGTCAGGCTCAGTTGGCCAGTGTGGGGCTAACCGCCGCCGACGTGGCACAGCAGTTGGCGGCCAGCGATGCAAAGCTTTCTGCCGGCCAGGTGCGTTCGAGCGAGTCTGACTTCTTGATGGAAGTCGACAGCGAACTCGATTCAATCGACCGAATCGCCAGCACGCCAATTCGCTACGGCAGTGGAGGAAGTTTTGTCCGCCTGGGGGATGTTGCCACGGTGCAAAAAGGGATCGTCCAACCTCCGGCAAGCATGTCGATTGTGCAAGGGAAACCGTCAGTAATTATCGGAACGTTGGTTCGCAGCGATATTCGACTTGATCTTTGGAATGAAGAAGCCAAACAAGTAATTGCCGACTTTGAAGCACACTTGCCGCGTGGGGTGGAAGTCGCCCACATGTTCGAGCAAGGTCCCTACGTGGAAGCCCGGCTGGTCAACTTGTTGTGGAACTTGCTTATGGGAGGAGCGGCCGTTGTTTTCGTGATTTTCTTTCTCATGGGTTGGCGCAGTGCGGTTGTCGTGGGAACGGCCCTCCCTTTATCGGCTTTCATGGTGCTGGCTGGCATGCGGTCCATGGAGATTCCTATGCACCAGATGTCGATCACCGGGCTGATTATTGCCTTGGGGCTGCTGATCGATAACGCGATTGTGATGGTCGATGAAGTGAAGACCCGCATGGAAGAAGGAGACGAAGCCGCGCACGCCGTGGCGGCGGCTACGCGTCACCTGGCGATACCCTTGTTTGGCAGTACCCTGACGACTGGTTTGGCGTTTGCGCCCATCGCCCTTATGCCTGGTCCGGCGGGTGAATTCGTGGGAACAATCGCGACAAGTGTGATGCTGGCGATTACCAGTTCGTTTCTCTTGGCGATGACGGTCACGCCAGCCCTGGCCGCGATTTTCGAGAACACCTCCGATGCGCTCGGTCGGCATTGGTGGATCAATGGGTTGCATAGCCCGAAGTTGACCCTGGCGTGGCAAAATACGGTCGACTTTCTCTTGCGGCGTCCGTTGTTCAGTATTGGGATATCGATCTTCTTGCCGCTGCTGGGGTTCGTTCAGGCACGCTTGCTGCAAGAGCAGTTCTTTCCTGCGGCGGATCGAAACCAGTTTCAAATCGAACTGGAACTCCCTCCCCAAGCATCTATTTATCACACCGAAGCAGTTGCAAAGAAGCTGAGTCAAATCGCTTTGGCGCACCCTGAAGTCACCGGTATCGATTGGGTGCTAGGTCAAAGTGCCCCGTCGTTCTATTACAACATTGTCAAGCGACGCGAAAACAATGCTCCGTATGGGCAGGCGATCGTGCACTTGAAGTCGGCTGAGGTAGCGCAGGAAGTGATTAACACCCTGCAAAAGACATTCGATCGGGAAGTGCCTGAAGCCAGAACGATCGCACGACAACTAGAGCAAGGTCCGCCGTTCGATGCACCGGTTGAACTGCAACTGTTTGGGCCCGATTTGTACGTGCTGCGTGAACTGGGTGAAGAGATACGGGCTCAATTGGCTTTAATTCCTGAAGTTTCACATACTCGAAGCGACTTGGGAGATGACTTACCGAAGTTTGCGCTGGTCTTAGACGAAGAAAAAGCCCGCTTGGCGGGACTCGATCATACTCAAGTCGCCCGGCAACTGGCCGCCGCTACCGAAGGAGCCCTAGGGGGAACCGTGCTTGAGGAAACAGAAGAGCTTCCCGTTCGGGTTCGGTTGCCTAAAGCAGAGCGTGCCAAGTTGTCCGATATCTCGTCGCTCGATCTGATTTCGCCGTCGATCAACGGGGAAGGCCCGCTGAAAACTATTCCTTTATCAGCAATCGGTTCCTTGGAACTCAAGCCTGAGATATCTGCGGTGACTCGGCTCGATAAGCAGCGAATGAACGAAGTAAAGGCCTATCTGCGCGCGGGCGTCTTGCCTTCGGTGGTGCTGGGCAAACTGCAAGCCCGGATGGAGTCGGCAGGCATTGAACTGCCGCCTGGCTATCATTTGTCTCTTGGCGGCGAAGCCAAAGGACGAAACCAGGCCATCGGCAACTTGATGTCGAGTGTCGGCGTGCTTATGGTTTTGATGGTCGCCACGCTGGTGCTTTCCTTTAGCTCGTTTCGGGCGGCAGCGCTGATTGGTTGTGTTGGTTTCCTGTCGGTCGGGCTCGGATTGGCCTCGCTTTGGCTCTTTGGATTTCCGTTTGGGTTCATGGCCATCATTGGAACGATGGGGCTGATTGGGGTGGCGATTAACGATTCGATCGTTGTTTTAGCGGCCCTACGTGAAGACGAAAAAGCCCGAATTGGAGATCCCTTGGCCGTGCGCGAGGTCGTCATGAAAGGGACACGCCATGTCGTCGCCACCACAGCGACAACGGTGGTGGGCTTCATGCCGCTGGTCTTAGCAGGGGGTGGTTTTTGGCCGCCGTTGGCTATTGCGATTGCCGGGGGGGTGGTCGGCGCGACAATCTTAGCACTTACGTTTGTGCCGACCGTTCACATGGTGTTTGCGAACCCGGCTGTTCTGTCCTGGTCCGGACACAAAAAGTCAGCGTCTGCCAGATCGGCCGCGACAACGCAGGCCGATCCGGTTTCGGAAGACGGGTTACCCCAATACTCTTAG
- a CDS encoding efflux RND transporter periplasmic adaptor subunit: MNTNSYSPSGESLFARKWTKRQQWTVRLAAGGCIVAVLIAAVTLASGYASPTAAAIPSTPELIPVEVVTLSPRTEYAAHRSYTGTLVAARTSTLSFELAGKVVHLEVDQGDAVSQGQVLARLDDRHLAARIQQTEAQRAQQAAILDELIAGPRKEQIAAAEAEVRRLTAQLKMQQATKERRQRLIEQNAISQESFDDAIFGTDAAQGQLDSAQSQLEELKEGTRVEQIEAQKAQVAQLDAQLADLKLEQEDTLLVAPYPGTIAQRNVDEGTVVTPGMAIYRLVQHEPIEAWFGLPPEVVGQLKKGETFPIDVENQTRLGTVSGIVPELDNITRTQTVVLTLGPESSQRLVPSQVARLVLESTRNADGFWLPNSALLQGSRGLWSVYVVEEAGTIARREVEVLYSESERSFVRGTLLPQEQVVASGINRLVPGMQVQIVSAQKTP, encoded by the coding sequence ATGAATACGAACAGCTACTCGCCCTCCGGTGAGTCTCTTTTTGCCCGAAAGTGGACGAAGCGTCAACAATGGACGGTTCGTCTTGCTGCCGGTGGATGCATCGTAGCGGTGCTCATTGCGGCCGTAACACTAGCTTCTGGGTATGCTTCGCCAACGGCAGCAGCGATCCCCAGCACGCCTGAGCTAATTCCGGTGGAAGTCGTCACTTTATCGCCGCGTACCGAATATGCAGCTCATCGAAGCTATACCGGCACGCTGGTCGCTGCCCGGACCAGTACGCTCAGTTTTGAACTTGCTGGCAAGGTTGTTCATTTAGAAGTCGATCAGGGAGACGCCGTTTCTCAAGGGCAAGTCTTGGCCCGTCTCGACGATCGGCACCTGGCCGCTCGCATTCAGCAAACGGAAGCTCAACGTGCCCAACAGGCGGCCATTCTGGACGAGTTAATCGCTGGGCCTCGGAAGGAGCAGATAGCCGCTGCCGAAGCAGAAGTGCGTCGTTTAACGGCCCAGTTGAAGATGCAGCAAGCCACCAAAGAGCGACGACAGCGATTGATTGAACAAAACGCAATTAGCCAGGAATCGTTCGACGATGCCATCTTTGGAACCGATGCTGCCCAAGGCCAACTCGATTCGGCGCAAAGTCAACTAGAAGAACTCAAGGAAGGAACGCGGGTTGAGCAGATCGAAGCCCAGAAAGCTCAAGTCGCTCAACTCGACGCCCAACTTGCCGACTTGAAGTTGGAACAGGAAGACACCCTGTTGGTTGCTCCTTACCCGGGAACGATTGCGCAGCGGAATGTCGACGAAGGAACGGTGGTTACGCCTGGCATGGCCATCTATCGCCTGGTTCAGCACGAGCCAATCGAAGCTTGGTTTGGACTGCCCCCGGAAGTTGTCGGCCAACTTAAAAAGGGTGAGACGTTTCCGATTGATGTCGAAAATCAAACCAGGCTAGGTACCGTATCCGGCATTGTTCCCGAACTGGACAACATCACCCGCACGCAAACGGTGGTGCTGACCTTAGGGCCGGAATCATCGCAAAGGCTTGTTCCATCTCAGGTCGCTCGCTTGGTCTTGGAAAGTACCCGGAATGCAGACGGTTTCTGGCTTCCCAATTCCGCCCTGCTGCAAGGTTCGCGTGGGTTGTGGTCGGTTTACGTCGTGGAAGAAGCAGGGACGATCGCCCGTCGTGAGGTCGAAGTTCTTTATAGCGAAAGCGAACGCTCCTTTGTCCGAGGAACCTTGCTACCGCAAGAACAAGTGGTTGCTTCAGGAATCAACCGCCTGGTACCAGGTATGCAAGTGCAAATTGTCTCCGCTCAAAAAACTCCCTAA